A region of Dictyostelium discoideum AX4 chromosome 1 chromosome, whole genome shotgun sequence DNA encodes the following proteins:
- the egeB gene encoding C2 domain-containing protein, protein MGLEEEQNNNNNNNNNNNNNNNNNNNNNNNNTSTINNNSANTTPLLEKRPNNSTITNIEIDEQPTYQPINLSKETDVPQYTTNPYSPQPGQYGQIEFIQQQQQQQQQQQQQQQQYYQQQQYPQQYDQQYYQQQQEYYQTQPTQAILNGILPTTTTTTTTTTSSSSSQYLIEPMLMIPTGAIATFDMNMNSKATINFDSICVPDTCTFYCSSPIGKGRLKVRIISAGNLIAADIGGTSDPYVKIKSSCLKSFKATRIVDKCLNPVWEETLAVEIDCVERELLMFDIYDHDVVGCDDLLGYVGIDVSKLPLGIEVVTNENLSFAKHGTLKIALTALDFGLTNLPQNYLTTYQEWRSHTLGGITKKHFKSIKKSSKIGPYVSKLTHPHDYKLVNGFVKRRKTRREKTADGIITGLKVAGVVALVAISS, encoded by the coding sequence atgggtttagaagaagaacaaaataataataataataataataataataataataataataataataataataataataataataacaataatacctccactattaataataatagtgcaAACACCACGCCATTATTAGAGAAAAGACCAAATAACTCAACAATAACAAacattgaaattgatgagcAACCAACATATCAACCTATAAATTTAAGTAAAGAAACTGACGTACCACAATATACAACAAATCCTTATTCACCACAACCGGGTCAATATGGACAAATTGAATtcattcaacaacaacaacaacaacaacaacaacaacaacaacaacaacaacaatattatcaacaacaacaatatcctCAACAATATGACCAACAATACTATCAACAACAGCAAGAATATTATCAAACACAACCAACACAAGCAATTTTAAATGGAATTTTACCAACAACCACTacaaccactactactacaacatcatcatcatcatcacaatatttaattgaaccaatGTTAATGATACCAACAGGAGCAATTGCAACTTTTGATATGAATATGAATTCAAAAGCAACAATCAATTTCGATTCTATTTGTGTACCAGATACATGTACATTCTATTGTAGTAGTCCAATTGGTAAGGGAAGATTAAAGGTTAGAATTATTTCAGCAGGTAATTTAATTGCGGCTGATATTGGTGGTACGTCAGACCCAtatgttaaaattaaatcatcatgtttgaaatcatttaaaGCAACAAGAATCGTTGATAAATGTTTAAATCCAGTTTGGGAGGAAACTTTAGCAGTGGAAATAGATTGTGTGGAGAGGGAATTACTCATGTTTGACATCTACGATCATGATGTGGTTGGTTGTGACGATTTGTTGGGCTATGTGGGTATTGACGTCTCAAAATTACCATTAGGTATTGAAGTTGTGACCAATGAGAATCTATCATTTGCAAAACATGGTACTTTGAAAATTGCATTGACAGCATTAGACTTTGGCTTGACCAATTTAcctcaaaattatttaacaaCTTATCAAGAATGGAGATCTCACACTTTGGGTGGTATCACTAAAAAAcatttcaaatcaattaaaaagagtTCAAAGATTGGTCCATACGTTAGTAAATTAACTCATCCTCACGATTATAAATTAGTTAATGGTTTCgttaaaagaagaaaaactAGACGTGAAAAAACTGCTGATGGCATCATTACAGGTTTAAAAGTTGCCGGTGTTGTTGCTTTAGTCGCTATCtcttcttaa
- a CDS encoding phospholipase D: MRVLLLTVLLLCTVFLVQSQDFQNETYVSKFEPVSSNGKASITTYFSPDTSLKVETDLIVNAKESIDIAIPGMDSWIYCTDSYQGVYGCTVAKQRTETFPIFQALLNAVNGGIKVRIITNNYYTPGANGSCSDGQIDPLSFLALAGAEVKYFTTVTYLHSKYCNVDGGTSSISSINYSQTSFMKNREAGVIVSGNDDLTDFTNQVFEYDWNHGIPWPTITYTPAEMKIITDKTMIDVVIPSPTSFPGSYVTTVTTVNEAMDTTVFTSPDFAWEQVKADIDASSSMLVYIYQITGPSWCDLLGNYSGSLTILVSDVIFDEADYESAVLCYNHLYNNGITIRKTAKNMYTYSHQKYWVLDNKTVYLSTGNWGETDFPDGSSDFPPSDSSDWRKINRDFNIKMVDPKLTAVYTNLFKADYALGFDYHPYK; this comes from the exons atgagAGTTTTACTTTTGACAGTATTACTTTTATGTACTGTATTTTTAGTACAAAGTCAAGATTTC cAAAATGAAACTTATGTATCAAAATTTGAACCAGTTTCATCAAATGGTAAAGCTTCAATTACAACTTATTTCAGTCCAGATACAAGTCTTAAAGTTGAAACagatttaattgtaaatgcaaaggaatcaattgatattgCCATCCCAGGCATGGATTCATGGATTTATTGTACAGATTCATATCAAGGTGTTTACGGTTGTACAGTTGCCAAGCAAAGAACTGAAACATTCCCAATTTTCCAAGCATTATTAAATGCAGTTAATGGTGGTATTAAGGTTAGAATCATTACcaacaattattatacaCCAGGTGCCAATGGATCATGTAGTGATGGTCAAATTGATCCACTTAGTTTTTTAGCATTAGCAGGTGCAGAAGTTAAATACTTTACAACAGTAACTTATCTTCATTCAAAGTATTGTAATGTCGATGGTGGTACATCATCAATTTCCTCAATTAACTACAGTCAAACTTCATTCATGAAGAATAGAGAAGCTGGTGTTATTGTCAGTGGTAACGATGATTTAACAGATTTCACAAACCAAGTTTTTGAATATGATTGGAACCATGGTATCCCATGGCCAACCATTACTTACACTCCAGCTGAAATGAAAATCATCACCGACAAAACAATGATTGATGTAGTTATTCCATCACCAACTAGTTTCCCAGGTTCTTACGTTACCACAGTAACCACCGTCAATGAGGCTATGGATACTACTGTTTTCACATCTCCAGATTTCGCTTGGGAACAAGTTAAAGCCGATATTGATGCTTCTTCATCAATGTTGGTTTACATCTATCAAATCACTGGTCCATCTTGGTGTGATCTTTTAGGTAACTATTCTGGTAGTCTCACTATCTTGGTTTCTGATGTCATTTTTGATGAAGCCGATTATGAATCTGCAGTACTCTGTTATAATCATCTCTACAACAATGGTATCACCATTAGAAAGACTGCTAAGAATATGTACACTTACTCACATCAAAAATATTGGGTTCTCGATAATAAAACTGTTTACCTCTCAACTGGTAACTGGGGTGAAACTGATTTCCCTGATGGTAGTTCCGATTTCCCACCATCAGATTCATCTGATTGGAGAAAGATTAATAGAGATTTCAACATTAAAATGGTTGACCCTAAATTAACTGCTGTTTATACTAATTTATTCAAAGCTGATTATGCTTTAGGTTTTGATTATCATCcatacaaataa